One genomic window of bacterium includes the following:
- the pyrB gene encoding aspartate carbamoyltransferase, with the protein MATKLHHLIEVKQFKDKELLEEIFKLASEMEMADRTGKYDRLFLPQIPRKKILATLFYEPSTRTRLSFESAMMRLGGEVITTEEARVFSSVTKGESLVDTIRVIGTYADVIVLRHYEEGSSKIAAQVSSVPIINAGDGTGQHPTQALLDMFTIQKELGRIDNLKVGLVGDLLYGRTVHSLTYLLAHQQGVKLYFISPEEIRMPRNIINYLEDEMKIPFEEITDLKEVVSDIDVLYVTRIQKERFRNIEDYNKMKGVYVIDKEILSLMKKDARILHPLPRVDEVAIEVDEDPRAAYFRQVENGLYLRMALLKMILD; encoded by the coding sequence ATGGCAACTAAATTACACCATCTTATTGAAGTAAAACAATTTAAAGATAAAGAATTATTAGAAGAAATCTTTAAATTAGCCAGTGAAATGGAGATGGCAGATAGAACTGGCAAATATGATAGATTGTTTTTACCTCAAATTCCTCGCAAGAAGATTTTAGCCACACTTTTCTATGAACCCAGCACAAGAACCAGACTTTCTTTTGAATCCGCGATGATGCGACTTGGTGGAGAGGTAATCACTACGGAGGAGGCAAGGGTATTTTCATCAGTAACAAAAGGCGAATCATTAGTTGATACTATTCGAGTTATAGGCACTTATGCCGATGTGATTGTCTTAAGACATTATGAAGAAGGCTCCTCAAAAATAGCCGCACAAGTCTCATCTGTTCCAATTATTAATGCCGGTGATGGCACCGGTCAACATCCAACTCAGGCATTATTAGATATGTTCACTATTCAAAAGGAACTCGGAAGAATTGATAATCTTAAAGTTGGATTGGTTGGCGATTTGTTATATGGTCGAACAGTTCATTCTTTAACCTATCTTTTAGCTCATCAACAAGGAGTAAAACTGTATTTTATCTCTCCAGAAGAAATAAGAATGCCCAGAAATATTATTAATTATTTAGAAGATGAGATGAAAATTCCCTTTGAAGAAATCACAGATTTAAAAGAAGTGGTATCAGATATAGATGTTCTGTATGTAACCAGAATTCAAAAAGAACGATTTAGAAACATTGAGGATTATAATAAAATGAAGGGTGTGTATGTGATTGATAAAGAAATACTTTCTTTGATGAAAAAAGATGCCAGGATTTTACACCCTTTACCGCGGGTAGATGAGGTTGCGATTGAAGTTGATGAAGACCCCCGCGCCGCATATTTTAGACAGGTAGAAAATGGCCTTTATCTCCGTATGGCTTTATTAAAAATGATATTAGATTAA
- a CDS encoding M48 family metalloprotease gives MNCPNCSIQLTPTMTTQGVEVDACSKCNGVWLDKGEVFFFTKKVNAVARALEQAIKEGKPTTKLSPKTQKPMQEISLSEGKIQIDYCPQSNGLWFDAGELEQLQKTDIKITLDKEAKISTKPKIYEIKEKVPPLIKNLTPLPNLFIRSCSVLFGLYALLTLVLITVVNFGLITPDFAILIALGIISLQFILGPWLMDISLRFFYKISWNAYLPEPLNNFIKDTCRKQGMKFPRFGILQDGAPQAFTYGHHPNNARIVISQGLIDLLEPEEVCGVVAHEIGHAKHWDMLVMTIAYLVPLILYYVYRTLIQMRTKGREDKSAHIRYAIAIGSYILYIISQYLVLWLSRTREYYADRFAGEVTKNPNALASALVKIAYGLAGQQKKEEKETRRAPTLDAIGALGIFDAKVARSLAMVSYSSPAAKMGGEINKENLQEAMKWDLWNPWAKYYELHSTHPLVANRLNYLSEQSISLGLEPFVSFNQKKPESYWDEFFVDLLILYLPTMVILFSLGGIIAPPLLLQSSPDMTLLGLVFCLFGIAQLIQIVFSYKNPGYFPQMDIVSLLKNVKVSAIRPVPCRLKGKIIGRGVPGLIWSEDFVMQDSTGIIFLDYRQPLGIWEFLFGLLRSSQLQDQEVTLTGWYRRSPVPYVELKNFTIGSTTRNCYVYQMKLISSGFIILLGIGMLLMSIVK, from the coding sequence ATGAATTGTCCAAATTGTTCAATCCAACTAACCCCAACTATGACTACTCAAGGTGTAGAAGTTGATGCGTGCAGTAAATGTAATGGTGTCTGGCTGGATAAAGGTGAGGTATTTTTCTTTACTAAAAAAGTAAATGCCGTTGCCAGGGCACTTGAGCAAGCAATTAAAGAAGGAAAACCTACGACAAAACTTAGTCCTAAAACCCAAAAACCAATGCAAGAAATATCTCTCTCAGAGGGAAAAATTCAAATTGACTATTGTCCCCAGAGCAATGGACTCTGGTTTGATGCCGGAGAATTAGAGCAATTACAAAAGACTGATATTAAAATAACCCTTGATAAAGAGGCAAAAATATCCACTAAACCCAAAATTTACGAGATAAAGGAAAAAGTACCTCCGTTAATTAAAAACCTGACTCCACTTCCAAATCTCTTCATTCGGTCATGTAGTGTCCTTTTTGGGCTATATGCACTTTTGACACTTGTTTTAATTACGGTGGTAAATTTTGGTCTTATCACGCCAGATTTTGCCATATTAATCGCTCTGGGAATTATTTCTTTACAATTTATCCTGGGTCCCTGGCTGATGGATATATCACTGCGATTCTTTTATAAGATTTCCTGGAATGCCTATTTACCAGAGCCTCTAAATAATTTTATTAAAGATACCTGTCGAAAACAAGGAATGAAATTTCCTCGATTTGGTATTTTACAAGATGGTGCACCGCAAGCATTTACTTATGGACATCATCCCAATAACGCCAGAATCGTTATTTCGCAAGGATTAATTGACCTTTTAGAACCAGAGGAAGTTTGCGGTGTTGTTGCCCATGAAATTGGACATGCCAAACACTGGGATATGTTAGTTATGACGATTGCGTATCTTGTTCCACTTATTTTATACTATGTATATCGGACACTTATACAAATGCGAACAAAGGGCAGAGAGGACAAATCTGCACACATACGCTATGCCATTGCTATTGGTTCATATATTCTTTACATTATCAGTCAATATCTGGTTTTATGGCTATCTCGGACCAGGGAATATTATGCCGATAGATTCGCAGGTGAAGTAACTAAAAATCCTAACGCCCTGGCATCGGCATTAGTCAAAATTGCTTATGGATTGGCTGGACAACAGAAAAAAGAAGAAAAAGAAACTCGAAGAGCCCCAACTTTAGATGCAATTGGTGCCTTAGGAATATTCGATGCTAAAGTCGCCCGTTCGTTGGCTATGGTCAGTTATTCATCCCCTGCGGCTAAAATGGGTGGTGAGATAAATAAAGAAAATCTACAAGAAGCAATGAAATGGGATTTGTGGAATCCCTGGGCAAAATATTATGAATTGCATTCTACTCACCCATTAGTCGCAAATCGACTAAATTATCTCTCTGAACAAAGTATTTCCCTGGGACTTGAACCTTTTGTGTCCTTTAATCAAAAGAAACCTGAATCATACTGGGATGAATTTTTTGTGGATTTATTGATACTCTACTTGCCTACAATGGTGATACTCTTTAGTTTGGGAGGTATCATTGCACCACCCTTGTTGCTACAAAGTTCTCCTGATATGACGCTATTGGGTCTGGTTTTTTGTTTATTTGGAATTGCACAATTAATTCAGATAGTATTTTCTTATAAAAATCCGGGTTATTTCCCGCAAATGGATATTGTCAGCTTACTAAAAAATGTAAAAGTCTCGGCAATAAGACCTGTTCCTTGTAGACTTAAAGGTAAAATAATAGGTCGGGGAGTGCCAGGTCTTATCTGGTCAGAAGATTTTGTCATGCAGGATTCAACCGGGATAATATTCCTTGATTATCGTCAGCCATTAGGTATCTGGGAATTTCTATTTGGATTACTTCGTTCTTCACAACTTCAAGACCAGGAAGTAACTCTTACTGGCTGGTATCGTCGAAGCCCTGTGCCGTATGTTGAATTGAAAAATTTTACTATCGGCTCAACTACTCGTAATTGCTATGTTTATCAGATGAAACTTATTTCATCAGGATTTATAATATTATTGGGAATAGGTATGTTACTTATGTCAATAGTAAAGTAG